The Lachnospiraceae bacterium genome has a window encoding:
- a CDS encoding HlyC/CorC family transporter, whose protein sequence is MSITQQIIFLIVLVMFSAYFSGTEAAFMSASRIRLKNAAGNGNRKASLVMQLTEKFDKVISTLLIGNNIVNILASSIATVLFTTYFPTYGVTISTVVMTIIVLIFGEICPKSLAKQRPESIATASAPVFRIVMLILSPLSWLFSPVSKLMAILFKDKEQQGATEEELMTMLDEVEEGGGLEEGESDLIRSAIEFNDVAVEEVLTRRVNMIAIEDDTPLEEVKKVFFEHGFSRLPVYHETIDNIIGILHEKDFMAHITSGGTEYLSLVKEALYVPKSIKISALLKKLQQCKTHMALVLDEGGGVEGVVTMEDILEELVGEIWDEHDEVEVMFQKENDDQWLINGAADMDDMFETLGILQDPDEFESTSVGGWLMEEMEKIPQVGERFEFEGFAFIIVKADKRSVIEIMAKRLPQTVEEEE, encoded by the coding sequence ATGAGCATTACGCAACAGATTATTTTCTTGATTGTATTAGTGATGTTTTCTGCATATTTTTCAGGGACAGAAGCGGCCTTCATGAGTGCCAGCCGGATCCGCCTGAAAAATGCTGCCGGAAATGGTAACCGCAAAGCATCGTTGGTGATGCAATTGACAGAGAAGTTTGACAAAGTTATTTCCACATTGTTAATTGGAAATAATATTGTTAATATCTTAGCCAGCTCAATTGCAACTGTGTTGTTTACAACTTATTTCCCGACCTACGGCGTGACGATTTCGACGGTGGTTATGACGATCATTGTTCTGATTTTTGGTGAGATCTGTCCTAAAAGTCTTGCTAAACAGCGTCCGGAATCCATTGCAACCGCGAGTGCTCCGGTATTTCGTATTGTTATGTTGATTTTGTCTCCTCTTAGCTGGCTTTTTAGTCCGGTCTCCAAGTTGATGGCGATCTTGTTTAAGGATAAAGAGCAGCAGGGAGCCACAGAAGAAGAACTCATGACCATGCTGGATGAAGTGGAAGAAGGCGGCGGTTTGGAAGAAGGCGAAAGCGATCTGATCCGTTCGGCGATTGAGTTTAATGATGTGGCTGTAGAGGAAGTACTGACCAGACGCGTCAATATGATTGCGATAGAGGATGATACGCCATTAGAAGAAGTAAAGAAGGTCTTTTTTGAGCACGGCTTCTCTCGGTTGCCGGTGTATCATGAGACGATCGACAATATCATTGGTATCTTACACGAGAAGGATTTTATGGCGCATATTACAAGCGGAGGTACAGAATATCTTAGCTTGGTTAAGGAAGCGCTTTATGTCCCCAAAAGCATTAAGATTTCAGCGTTATTGAAAAAGCTGCAGCAATGTAAAACGCATATGGCACTCGTGCTGGATGAAGGCGGCGGTGTAGAAGGCGTTGTAACGATGGAAGATATTTTAGAAGAGCTGGTTGGAGAGATCTGGGATGAACACGATGAAGTAGAAGTGATGTTCCAGAAAGAAAATGACGACCAGTGGCTTATAAACGGCGCAGCCGATATGGATGACATGTTTGAAACATTAGGCATCTTACAGGACCCTGATGAATTCGAATCAACCTCTGTCGGCGGCTGGCTGATGGAGGAGATGGAGAAAATCCCTCAGGTAGGAGAACGCTTTGAATTTGAAGGCTTTGCATTTATTATTGTAAAAGCGGACAAAAGAAGCGTCATTGAAATTATGGCGAAACGCCTTCCGCAAACGGTAGAGGAAGAAGAATAA
- a CDS encoding competence/damage-inducible protein A, which translates to MTAEIVAIGTEILLGDIVNTNASYLARGLAALGINTYHQQVVGDNPQRVQDALKDAYERADLVITSGGLGPTQDDLSKEMAAAYFGADLKEDPEAKEHIRQYMGRLGRQITENNWKQALLPEGSVPFYNHNGTAPGFALQKGERILIMLPGPPSELIPMFDEQVLPYLRRFSQAVMHSRTLHICGSGESAVETALKEQMKRMINPTLAPYAKEGIVDLRITAKAASQEEAEAMIRPVEDEIRMLFGQQIFGTDAQTLEGVVVELLKEKNWKLATAESCTGGWVSGQIVNYPGASEVLEGGFVTYSNEAKRKLLGVKEETLHQFGAVSEETACEMAIGAAKALQTETAISVTGIAGPGGGSIEKPVGTVWIAAYCKGIVKAEKCSFSRNREANRRLSVVKALNLLRLILLKN; encoded by the coding sequence TTGACAGCAGAGATTGTGGCGATTGGTACGGAGATTTTATTAGGAGATATTGTCAATACAAACGCCTCCTATTTGGCTCGCGGCCTTGCAGCGCTGGGCATTAATACGTATCATCAGCAGGTGGTAGGAGACAATCCGCAGCGAGTACAGGATGCCTTGAAGGATGCCTATGAAAGAGCTGATTTGGTAATTACCTCCGGGGGACTGGGGCCAACACAGGATGATCTTTCTAAGGAGATGGCTGCCGCCTATTTTGGGGCTGATCTTAAGGAGGATCCAGAGGCAAAGGAACATATTAGGCAATATATGGGGCGGCTGGGACGTCAAATTACGGAGAATAACTGGAAACAAGCACTTTTACCCGAAGGCAGTGTACCATTTTATAATCATAATGGTACAGCTCCGGGATTTGCACTGCAAAAGGGAGAGCGAATTCTGATTATGCTGCCGGGGCCGCCGTCAGAGCTTATCCCGATGTTTGATGAACAGGTGCTGCCATATCTGCGCCGGTTTAGCCAGGCGGTGATGCATTCCCGTACATTGCATATCTGTGGAAGCGGAGAGTCAGCGGTAGAGACTGCCTTAAAGGAGCAGATGAAGAGGATGATAAATCCAACGCTGGCGCCCTATGCAAAAGAAGGAATTGTCGATCTTAGAATTACGGCGAAAGCGGCTTCGCAAGAAGAGGCAGAGGCAATGATCAGGCCTGTGGAGGATGAAATTCGCATGCTCTTTGGCCAGCAGATATTTGGAACTGATGCGCAGACGCTGGAAGGGGTTGTCGTAGAGCTTTTGAAGGAAAAGAACTGGAAGCTGGCAACGGCGGAATCCTGTACCGGAGGATGGGTCAGCGGTCAGATTGTTAATTATCCCGGCGCCTCCGAGGTGCTGGAGGGTGGTTTTGTTACTTATTCCAACGAGGCTAAAAGAAAGCTTTTAGGGGTAAAAGAGGAGACTCTGCATCAATTTGGAGCTGTCAGCGAAGAAACAGCCTGCGAGATGGCGATAGGAGCGGCAAAAGCACTGCAAACGGAAACAGCGATTTCTGTGACGGGGATCGCGGGGCCGGGAGGAGGCAGCATAGAAAAGCCGGTAGGAACGGTTTGGATTGCGGCGTACTGTAAAGGGATTGTAAAGGCAGAAAAATGCAGCTTTAGCAGAAACCGAGAAGCAAACCGACGCTTATCTGTCGTAAAAGCGCTGAATTTGCTGCGGCTAATTTTATTAAAAAATTAA
- the pgsA gene encoding CDP-diacylglycerol--glycerol-3-phosphate 3-phosphatidyltransferase has product MNIANKLTVLRIILVPLYVFFYLTTCVVAAPYNQYVALVIFAAACLTDYLDGKLARSLHIVSNFGKFMDPLADKLLVCSALICFVQNGILPAWIVVILIGREFIISGFRLVAATENVVIAADIWGKCKTVVQMFTVMFLLIPFSASWFYIIQQVFVYASLVLTIISVVNYIKNNIGVLKEG; this is encoded by the coding sequence ATGAACATAGCCAATAAGCTAACAGTGCTTCGGATTATTTTAGTGCCGCTATATGTATTTTTCTATTTAACCACTTGTGTAGTAGCGGCTCCATACAATCAGTATGTTGCATTAGTGATCTTTGCTGCCGCCTGTCTGACAGACTATTTGGATGGGAAATTGGCCAGAAGCCTGCATATTGTCTCGAATTTTGGCAAATTTATGGATCCGCTGGCGGATAAGCTGTTGGTGTGCTCTGCTTTGATCTGCTTCGTTCAGAACGGAATTTTGCCGGCCTGGATCGTTGTCATTCTGATTGGACGCGAATTTATCATCAGTGGCTTTCGGCTGGTAGCTGCAACTGAAAATGTGGTGATTGCTGCTGATATTTGGGGGAAATGTAAAACAGTCGTACAGATGTTTACGGTCATGTTTTTGCTTATTCCTTTCTCAGCATCTTGGTTTTATATCATTCAGCAGGTTTTTGTTTATGCATCGCTTGTTTTAACCATTATTTCGGTAGTGAATTACATCAAAAATAATATCGGAGTGCTTAAGGAAGGGTAA
- a CDS encoding nucleoside recognition protein, translated as MLDRIWAAMILISILVAALTGRMSELGTALIDSSGEAITLGISIVGVISLWTGLTRIGEDAGLMKKLCKKMRPFLRWLFPGIPEEDEALEHIAANIVANLIGLGWAATPPGLKAMESLQKRNPHPKRATKDMCSFMILNMSSLQLIPINMLAYRVRYGSANPTEIVGPAILATAVSTLVALIYIKIRYHYAKE; from the coding sequence ATGTTAGATCGAATTTGGGCAGCTATGATTTTGATTAGTATTTTGGTGGCCGCACTTACAGGGAGAATGAGCGAACTGGGGACGGCCCTGATTGATTCATCTGGAGAAGCGATTACACTTGGTATTTCCATAGTGGGTGTAATTTCTTTGTGGACGGGGCTTACGCGAATCGGCGAAGATGCCGGTCTTATGAAGAAGCTGTGTAAAAAAATGAGGCCCTTTTTGCGCTGGCTTTTTCCGGGAATCCCGGAGGAGGATGAAGCATTAGAACATATCGCAGCGAATATTGTAGCTAATTTGATTGGGTTAGGATGGGCAGCTACACCGCCCGGTTTGAAGGCAATGGAAAGCTTACAGAAACGAAATCCGCATCCTAAGCGGGCGACAAAGGATATGTGCAGTTTTATGATTTTGAATATGTCATCCCTGCAGCTGATTCCGATCAATATGCTGGCATACAGAGTGCGGTATGGTTCGGCAAATCCTACCGAAATTGTAGGGCCTGCTATTTTGGCAACGGCCGTATCTACTTTAGTGGCGTTAATCTATATCAAAATTCGATATCATTATGCTAAGGAATAG
- a CDS encoding DUF3440 domain-containing protein — MKRIYSSQNVYDALQERLHFIFTEFDNIYVSFSGGKDSGLLLNLTLDFQKKYYPHKRIGVFHQDFEAQYTVTSEFVERTFKRIENEVEPYWVCLPMATRTALSSYEMFWYPWDDTKEDAWVRPMPQHPYVINLQNNPMTTYHYRMHQEDLAKQFGRWYRLSHDNKKTVCLLGIRADESLQRYSGIINKKYGYQGSAWISKQFKDVWCASPLYDWRSSDVWHAISLFHYDYNRLYDLYYMAGLKINQMRVASPFNDYAKDSLNLYRVIDPQIWTKLVGRVQGANFAAIYSKTKAMGYKNITLPEGYTWKTYTQFLLSTLPSRLRRNYIQKFNTSIRFWHTTGGGLEEETIQELEAHGYRIQRNGISNYTIGKNSRVIFLDKIPDHTDDIKSTKDIPSWKRMCYCILKNDHICRFMGFGLTREQQSKINTLKIKYRKLGESS; from the coding sequence ATGAAAAGAATCTATAGTTCTCAAAATGTATATGACGCTCTTCAGGAACGTCTTCATTTTATTTTTACAGAATTTGATAATATTTACGTTTCCTTCTCTGGAGGCAAGGATAGCGGACTTTTATTAAATCTAACCTTAGATTTTCAAAAAAAGTATTACCCCCATAAACGAATCGGTGTTTTTCATCAAGATTTCGAAGCCCAATACACCGTCACCTCAGAGTTTGTGGAGCGTACCTTTAAACGCATTGAAAATGAAGTAGAGCCCTATTGGGTTTGTTTGCCTATGGCCACCAGAACTGCTCTCAGCAGCTATGAAATGTTCTGGTACCCCTGGGATGACACCAAAGAGGATGCCTGGGTGCGGCCCATGCCGCAACACCCTTACGTAATCAATCTTCAGAATAATCCCATGACCACCTATCACTACCGCATGCACCAAGAAGATCTTGCCAAACAGTTTGGCCGTTGGTACCGTCTCTCACACGATAACAAAAAAACGGTCTGCCTGCTTGGGATCCGCGCCGATGAGTCATTGCAGCGTTACAGCGGCATCATTAATAAAAAATATGGTTATCAGGGATCCGCCTGGATTTCCAAGCAATTTAAAGATGTATGGTGCGCTTCTCCTCTATATGACTGGCGATCCTCTGATGTATGGCATGCCATCAGTCTTTTCCACTATGACTATAACCGCTTATATGATCTGTATTATATGGCTGGCTTAAAGATCAATCAAATGCGGGTAGCTTCTCCTTTTAACGATTATGCAAAGGACAGCTTAAATCTATATCGCGTTATTGATCCTCAAATTTGGACTAAGCTGGTCGGGCGAGTGCAAGGTGCCAATTTTGCTGCCATCTACAGTAAAACCAAAGCGATGGGATATAAAAATATCACACTTCCCGAAGGCTATACCTGGAAAACCTATACACAGTTTTTACTCAGCACCCTTCCCTCTCGCCTCAGAAGAAACTATATTCAGAAATTTAATACTTCGATTCGTTTCTGGCATACGACCGGCGGTGGTTTAGAAGAAGAAACAATTCAAGAGCTGGAAGCTCATGGATATCGCATTCAGCGAAATGGTATTTCCAATTATACCATCGGTAAAAATTCCCGCGTGATCTTTTTAGATAAGATCCCAGATCATACCGATGATATTAAATCTACCAAAGACATTCCCAGCTGGAAGCGTATGTGCTACTGTATTTTAAAAAATGATCATATTTGTCGCTTTATGGGCTTTGGCCTCACCAGAGAACAGCAAAGCAAAATTAACACCCTAAAAATTAAGTATCGTAAACTTGGAGAATCATCATGA
- a CDS encoding AbrB family transcriptional regulator has translation MKATGMVRNIDSLGRIVIPIELRTRLGMDINKAVEIFTDEDMIILRRYEPADIFTGETEDLIDFDGKKISRKTIRAMAEQAGFTITE, from the coding sequence ATGAAAGCAACCGGGATGGTACGCAATATAGATTCTTTAGGGCGAATTGTAATTCCTATTGAACTGCGTACGCGATTGGGGATGGATATCAATAAAGCGGTGGAGATCTTTACAGATGAAGATATGATCATCCTTCGCAGATATGAACCTGCAGACATTTTTACTGGAGAAACAGAGGATCTGATCGATTTTGACGGTAAGAAAATCAGCCGTAAAACAATTAGGGCTATGGCCGAGCAGGCTGGTTTTACCATCACAGAATAA
- a CDS encoding ParB-like nuclease domain-containing protein, protein MSYQSPVYQILSVPIEKIVPNTYNPNSVAPPELKLLYDSIKEDGYTMPIVCYHVKEDDTYIIVDGFHRYRIMLDYPDIYERESGKLPVSVIDKPLDCRMASTIRHNRARGSHDVDLMSNIVAELHELGRSDAWISKHLGMDKDEILRLKQITGLAALFQDVEFGKAWQPLDEDLPQ, encoded by the coding sequence ATGAGTTATCAAAGTCCTGTATACCAGATCCTTTCTGTTCCTATTGAAAAAATTGTCCCCAATACATATAATCCTAACTCTGTGGCGCCGCCGGAATTAAAGCTTCTATATGATAGTATTAAAGAAGATGGATATACAATGCCCATCGTCTGTTATCATGTAAAAGAAGACGATACCTATATCATTGTCGATGGCTTTCACCGTTATCGTATTATGCTGGACTATCCGGATATCTACGAACGAGAGAGCGGTAAGCTACCTGTCTCTGTCATTGACAAGCCCTTAGACTGCCGGATGGCAAGTACAATTCGTCACAATCGCGCCAGAGGATCCCACGATGTTGATTTAATGAGCAACATTGTTGCAGAATTGCATGAACTGGGACGTTCTGATGCCTGGATTTCTAAGCATCTTGGCATGGACAAGGACGAAATATTACGACTTAAGCAAATTACTGGTCTAGCCGCTCTTTTTCAGGATGTTGAATTTGGAAAAGCCTGGCAGCCTCTTGATGAGGATCTGCCGCAATAA
- the recA gene encoding recombinase RecA → MEDERQKALEAAIGKIQKDYGQGSIMKLGESLGQMNVEAIPTGSLGLDIALGVGGIPKGRIVEIYGPESSGKTTVALHMVAQTQKGGGIAGYVDAEHAIDPQYAKNLGVDIDNLYISQPDNGEQALEIVETMVRSGAMDIVIVDSVAALVPKAEIDGEMGDSHVGLQARLMSQALRKLAGAINKSKCIVVFINQLREKVGVMFGSPETTAGGRALKFYASVRLDVRRIETLKQNGEFIGNRTRIKVVKNKVAPPFKEAEFDIMYGKGISRAGDVLDLAANEGIVVKSGGWYSYHDARLGQGRENVKKHLEETPELLNEIESKVREKYGFAPLTGAEGVAAVETQDSLL, encoded by the coding sequence ATGGAAGACGAAAGACAAAAAGCACTGGAAGCAGCGATTGGAAAAATTCAAAAGGATTATGGTCAGGGCTCGATCATGAAGCTTGGAGAATCTTTGGGACAGATGAATGTAGAAGCTATTCCCACTGGCTCTCTTGGACTAGATATTGCACTTGGTGTAGGAGGAATTCCTAAAGGAAGGATCGTAGAGATTTATGGCCCTGAATCTAGTGGTAAAACGACAGTTGCATTGCACATGGTAGCCCAAACCCAGAAAGGCGGCGGGATTGCCGGGTATGTGGATGCAGAACATGCTATCGATCCGCAATATGCAAAAAATTTGGGAGTGGATATTGATAATCTCTATATCTCACAGCCGGATAATGGCGAGCAGGCGCTGGAAATTGTGGAGACGATGGTGCGTTCAGGCGCTATGGATATTGTGATTGTTGACTCCGTAGCAGCGCTGGTGCCTAAAGCAGAAATTGACGGTGAAATGGGAGATTCTCATGTAGGACTGCAGGCAAGATTGATGTCGCAGGCTCTTAGAAAACTGGCTGGTGCAATCAATAAATCAAAGTGTATTGTAGTATTTATTAACCAGCTGCGTGAGAAGGTGGGGGTTATGTTTGGCAGCCCGGAGACAACGGCAGGAGGAAGAGCGCTTAAATTTTATGCCTCTGTCCGTTTAGATGTGCGCCGGATTGAAACCTTAAAGCAAAACGGCGAATTTATTGGAAACCGTACACGGATTAAGGTCGTAAAAAATAAAGTGGCCCCGCCTTTTAAAGAAGCAGAGTTTGATATTATGTATGGAAAAGGAATTTCCAGAGCAGGAGACGTGCTCGATCTGGCTGCCAATGAAGGAATTGTGGTAAAAAGCGGCGGTTGGTATAGTTATCATGATGCACGGCTGGGACAGGGGCGTGAGAATGTTAAAAAGCATTTGGAGGAAACGCCGGAGCTGCTGAATGAAATTGAGAGTAAGGTAAGAGAAAAATATGGGTTTGCACCACTGACAGGGGCCGAGGGAGTTGCAGCGGTGGAAACACAGGACAGTTTATTATAA